The following proteins are encoded in a genomic region of Ovis canadensis isolate MfBH-ARS-UI-01 breed Bighorn chromosome 16, ARS-UI_OviCan_v2, whole genome shotgun sequence:
- the GAPT gene encoding protein GAPT has translation MLRICGNTSVAMSIGISLLLLLVICGIGCVWQWKHQNTMQFTLPKFLQRRRSRRKDCTKTFFLSPQFISPRHKISVPTQDRHSAGKDTNIHDNYENVKVRPPEAEGETDKKLYENTWQTNPEEHIYGNETPCDYYNFKKPSTSEAPQEEDIYILPDSY, from the coding sequence ATGCTGAGAATCTGTGGAAATACTTCAGTGGCCATGTCTATAGGAATTTCCCTTCTTTTACTGTTGGTGATCTGTGGAATCGGGTGTGTTTGGCAGTGGAAACACCAGAATACCATGCAATTTACCTTACCAAAGTTTTTgcagaggaggagaagcaggagaaaagACTGTACTAAAACATTCTTCTTGAGTCCCCAGTTTATCAGCCCAAGGCATAAAATCTCAGTTCCAACTCAAGACCGCCATTCTGCTGGGAAGGACACTAACATCCACGACAACTATGAAAATGTGAAAGTGCGTCCTCCTGAAGCTGAAGGAGAAACGGACAAGAAACTGTATGAAAATACTTGGCAGACCAATCCTGAGGAGCATATCTACGGAAACGAGACACCATGTGACTATTATAACTTCAAGAAGCCTAGTACTTCTGAAGCCCCTCAAGAGGAAGACATATATATTCTTCCAGATTCATATTAA